A part of Ammospiza nelsoni isolate bAmmNel1 chromosome 9, bAmmNel1.pri, whole genome shotgun sequence genomic DNA contains:
- the LOC132077039 gene encoding cytochrome P450 4A4-like — protein sequence MFGNSMASLLDNITRPSATILQLSVLLGVTFVLLKVLQFYWERKKLIKALEAFPGPPKHWLYGHNHLLKSENFLHQVVSWGEEYPHAFPRWFGPILPSIIIHHPEYAKTILGRADPKASTVYKLLVPWIGKGLLILEGSKWFQHRKMITPAFHYDVLKSYVTLMSDSVKVMLDKWDKRITERRSVELFQDVSLMTLDSIMKCAFSFNSNCQTQSDSHYYIRAVFDLSYLLSNRIRNFPFKVFFYDFTHNGRAFQDACKLAHTHTDQVIKERKMLLSNEKELEKIQKKKHLDFLDILLCSKDENGVGLSDEDLRAEVDTFMFEGHDTTASGISWLFYCMSLHPEHQQRCREEIQGILGDRDTIEWEDLGKMTYTTMCIKESLRLFPPVPGVSRELSKPVTFPDGRSLPAGCQVGLSIFAIHRNQDVWEDPEVFDPLRFSPEKSAQRHSHAFLPFSAGSRNCIGQQFAMNELKVALALTLQRFELYPDPSKLPIMIPQIVLRSSNGIHLHLKKVI from the exons ATGTTTGGGAACAGCATGGCATCTCTGCTGGACAACATAACCAGACCCTCTGCTACCATCCTgcagctgtctgtgctgcttggTGTAacctttgtgctgctgaaggTGCTCCAGTTCTACTGGGAGAGGAAGAAGCTCATCAAAGCTCTGGAGGCATTCCCTGGCCCCCCGAAACACTGGCTCTATGGCCACAATCACCTG ttaaaatctgaaaattttttACACCAAGTAGTGTCATGGGGAGAAGAATATCCCCATGCCTTTCCCAGATGGTTTGGACCAATCCTGCCGTCTATAATCATTCACCATCCTGAATATGCCAAAACCATACTTGGCCGAGCAG ATCCCAAGGCTAGTACAGTCTACAAACTCCTAGTTCCCTGGATTG ggaaggggctgctgaTCTTGGAAGGAAGCAAATGGTTCCAGCACAGGAAGATGATCACCCCAGCCTTTCACTACGACGTGCTGAAATCTTACGTGACCCTGATGTCAGACTCAGTCAAAGTGATGCTG GATAAATGGGACAAGAGGATCACAGAGAGGAGGTCAGTGGAGCTCTTTCAGGATGTCAGCTTGATGACACTAGACAGCATCATGAAATGTGCCTTCAGCTTTAATTCCAACTGTCAGACTCAGAG CGACTCCCACTATTATATTAGAGCTGTTTTTGACCTCAGCTACCTCCTGAGCAATAGGATCCGGAATTTTCCCTTCAAGGTTTTCTTCTACGACTTCACTCACAATGGCCGCGCGTTTCAGGATGCCTGCAAGCTGGCCCACACCCACACAG ATCAggtaataaaagaaagaaagatgttGCTCTCCAATGAGAAGGAGCTTGAAAAGATCCAGAAGAAGAAGCACCTGGATTTTCTGGACATTCTGCTTTGTAGCAAG GATGAGAATGGAGTTGGGCTGTCTGATGAGGACCTGCGTGCTGAGGTGGACACCTTCATGTTTGAGGGCCATGACACAACAGCCAGTGGCATCTCCTGGCTCTTCTACTGCATGTCACTGCACCCTGAGCACCAGCAGCGCTGCAGGGAGGAGATCCAGGGCATCCTGGGGGACAGAGACACCATTGAGTG GGAGGATCTTGGGAAGATGACCTACACCACGATGTGCATCAAAGAGAGCTTACGCCTGTTCCCACCCGTTCCTGGTGTGTCCCGAGAGCTCTCCAAACCCGTGACATTTCCTGATGGACGCAGCTTGCCAGCAG GCTGCCAGGTTGGATTGAGCATATTTGCTATTCACAGGAACCAGGATGTGTGGGAGGACCCTGAG gtttttgATCCCCTGAGGTTTTCTCCAGAGAAGTCAGCACAGAGGCACTCCCACGCTTTCCTGCCCTTCTCTGCTGGATCCAG gaacTGCATTGGGCAGCAGTTTGCCATGAATGAGCTGAAGGTGGCCCTGGCCTTGACCCTGCAGCGCTTCGAGCTCTATCCAGACCCATCCAAGCTTCCCATAATGATACCACAGATCGTCCTCAGGTCCAGCAATGGGATACACCTGCATTTGAAGAAGGTCATCTGA